In the Deltaproteobacteria bacterium genome, one interval contains:
- a CDS encoding glycosyltransferase family 4 protein has protein sequence MRPRSSLRLAMVAPPCLPVPPRGYGGTELVIAELVDGLSALGVEVTLFAAPGSRGGFQGRCEVVSPLSRAIWPPRVDAEVLHCRRAAALIARDGRFDLVHAHCPAMADFAHWLGAPLVLSVHHALGRDGASPRVHHAFVSQSQREQWSRSARGEVIHHGLSARRYPLGRGDGGYAAFLGRFSAQKGLHHAIDASARAGLELHAAGSMHPEDRTYFAAELAKRLRLPHVRALGEVDHAGKLALLRGAVALCFPIAWEEPFGLAMLEAMLCGTPVLAFPRGAAVEVVDDGVTGFLVDSPRELAHALKRLAVHGFDRLRCREQAMARFGRDAMVARHLALYTRALETARTRSILAQP, from the coding sequence ATGCGACCGCGCTCCAGCTTGCGGCTGGCCATGGTGGCGCCGCCCTGCTTGCCTGTGCCGCCCCGCGGCTACGGCGGCACGGAGCTGGTGATCGCCGAGCTCGTCGACGGGCTCTCGGCGCTGGGCGTGGAGGTCACCCTCTTCGCGGCGCCGGGATCGCGGGGCGGATTTCAGGGCCGCTGCGAGGTGGTGAGCCCGCTCTCGCGGGCGATCTGGCCGCCGCGCGTGGACGCGGAGGTGCTGCACTGCCGGCGCGCGGCCGCGCTCATCGCGCGCGACGGCCGCTTCGATCTCGTGCACGCGCACTGCCCCGCGATGGCCGACTTCGCGCACTGGCTGGGCGCGCCGCTGGTGCTCAGCGTGCACCACGCGCTCGGGCGGGACGGCGCGAGCCCACGCGTGCACCACGCGTTCGTGTCCCAGAGCCAGCGCGAGCAATGGAGCCGTTCGGCACGCGGCGAGGTCATCCACCATGGGCTCTCTGCGCGCCGCTATCCGCTCGGGCGCGGCGACGGTGGCTATGCGGCTTTCCTGGGCCGCTTCAGCGCGCAAAAGGGGCTGCACCACGCCATCGACGCGTCCGCGCGCGCAGGGCTCGAGCTCCACGCCGCCGGCTCCATGCATCCCGAAGACCGCACCTACTTCGCGGCGGAGCTCGCCAAGCGGCTGCGGCTGCCGCACGTGCGCGCGCTCGGCGAGGTGGACCACGCGGGCAAGCTGGCCCTGCTGCGCGGCGCCGTGGCGCTCTGCTTTCCCATCGCCTGGGAGGAGCCGTTCGGGCTGGCGATGCTCGAGGCGATGCTCTGTGGCACGCCGGTGCTCGCCTTCCCGCGCGGCGCTGCCGTGGAGGTGGTGGACGATGGCGTCACCGGCTTCCTCGTGGATTCGCCGCGCGAGCTCGCCCACGCGCTGAAGCGCCTGGCGGTCCACGGCTTCGATCGGCTCCGTTGTCGCGAGCAGGCGATGGCGCGCTTCGGCCGCGACGCCATGGTGGCGCGGCACCTGGCGCTCTACACGCGTGCGCTCGAGACGGCGCGGACACGATCCATTTTGGCGCAGCCCTGA
- a CDS encoding Ig-like domain-containing protein: MRRLPRNRSLASIWLALALAQVLGCGACHQVTSTSVNTIGKDGGKLHSDDCGFTLTIPAGALPQDVPFVLQTVASPNLPSITGRVRVSKDCGVQPIVPFAKPATVTLDYDPTQVPKQVSEGDVDVRVAPSSAKEVRLQNLSVDTNAHVATATTTATGDFFATAPQGPQPAEIDLTPASAVALKPGQTQQFTAVVKDDTGEPDPTPVTWAVDLQRVATIDSNGLLTAVAPGVAVVTAAAGTVTASVQVYVISQVPSPSQFDWENPRPQGNDIHGLGFIDGQLLVAANNGTVVAQLGDGGFARLSSGRSLALAGAASGGGRLGAAGTLDVVQQSVELIQGVLVSLEGDAAEVQEVDPSSLSARAVYGDDAGVIAVGSGNDCYLLRNGDLPDAGWVGVETPVSEALIAVDADPVGGRRVVGARGQVYRLNETDWFPIWDTPLETLLAQATMVGHDAYAVDGANGLHHFVEGQGWQPDDTPPGVALDNVGLLGRLGTTVALAGQDTTLLPHLWLRDGATWTEAPGIDIHDQLYAAASDGTTSWVAGTNGALYTVDDGGVTSVRTGSVDDISAIAVGPDGSAFAVTSDGCGDALCTSQHPELLVRGSDGTWTVAANLPPSDPLRAVAVRSSGDVFLAGDNGVAWHFNGNSFDLLNTPTTLNIHALKVCGGDVWMVGDQGLIAKFDGASNFVAEGSVGANLWAIACPSDHDIWVAGDYALLNFDGQNWNQSASTVNMQPWRALYVSDEEIWVAGETDYLLHGDRVGNTWDAVQDPAGLRMHGGYGLWASGPGDLYLVGTQQRPRQGLLLRNDGAEWYALDPGTDHELYAIDGAGAGDFFIAGNGGAILHSHD; the protein is encoded by the coding sequence ATGCGTCGCTTGCCCCGCAACCGCTCGCTCGCCTCGATCTGGCTCGCGCTCGCGCTCGCGCAGGTGCTGGGCTGCGGCGCGTGCCACCAGGTCACGAGCACCTCGGTGAACACCATCGGCAAGGACGGCGGCAAGCTCCACTCCGACGACTGCGGCTTCACGCTCACCATCCCCGCGGGCGCGCTGCCCCAGGACGTGCCGTTCGTGCTGCAGACGGTGGCGAGCCCGAACCTGCCCAGCATCACCGGCCGCGTGCGCGTGTCGAAGGACTGCGGTGTGCAGCCCATCGTCCCTTTCGCGAAGCCGGCCACGGTCACGCTCGACTACGACCCTACCCAGGTGCCGAAGCAGGTCTCCGAGGGCGACGTCGACGTGCGCGTGGCGCCGAGCAGCGCCAAGGAAGTGCGCCTCCAGAACCTCTCCGTCGACACCAACGCGCACGTGGCCACCGCGACCACCACGGCGACCGGCGACTTCTTCGCCACCGCACCGCAGGGGCCGCAGCCCGCGGAGATCGATCTCACGCCCGCTTCAGCCGTGGCGCTCAAGCCGGGCCAGACGCAGCAGTTCACGGCCGTGGTGAAGGACGACACGGGCGAGCCCGACCCCACGCCGGTGACCTGGGCCGTGGACCTGCAGCGGGTGGCGACCATCGACTCGAACGGGCTGCTGACGGCGGTCGCGCCGGGCGTCGCGGTCGTCACGGCCGCGGCCGGCACCGTCACCGCGAGCGTGCAGGTGTACGTCATCTCGCAAGTGCCCAGCCCTTCGCAGTTCGACTGGGAGAACCCGCGACCGCAGGGCAACGACATCCACGGGCTGGGCTTCATCGATGGGCAGCTGCTCGTCGCGGCCAACAACGGCACGGTGGTGGCGCAGCTCGGCGACGGCGGCTTCGCGCGGCTCTCGAGCGGGCGGAGCCTGGCGCTCGCGGGCGCGGCTTCAGGCGGCGGTCGGCTCGGCGCCGCGGGGACGCTGGACGTCGTGCAGCAGAGCGTGGAGCTGATTCAGGGCGTGCTGGTGTCTCTGGAGGGCGACGCCGCGGAGGTGCAGGAGGTCGACCCGAGCAGCCTCTCGGCGCGCGCGGTGTACGGCGACGACGCGGGCGTGATCGCCGTGGGCAGCGGCAACGACTGCTACCTCCTGCGCAACGGCGATCTGCCCGACGCCGGTTGGGTGGGCGTGGAGACGCCGGTGTCCGAGGCGCTCATCGCCGTCGACGCGGATCCCGTGGGCGGCCGTCGCGTGGTGGGCGCGCGCGGCCAGGTCTATCGGCTGAATGAAACCGATTGGTTTCCAATCTGGGACACGCCGCTGGAGACGCTGCTCGCGCAGGCCACGATGGTGGGCCACGACGCGTATGCCGTCGACGGCGCGAACGGGCTGCACCACTTCGTCGAAGGCCAGGGCTGGCAGCCGGATGACACGCCGCCCGGCGTCGCGCTCGACAACGTGGGCCTGCTCGGACGACTCGGGACCACGGTCGCGCTCGCCGGCCAGGACACGACGCTCTTGCCACACCTCTGGCTGCGCGACGGCGCCACCTGGACCGAGGCGCCCGGCATCGACATCCACGACCAGCTCTACGCCGCCGCCAGCGACGGCACCACGAGCTGGGTCGCGGGCACGAACGGCGCGCTCTACACCGTGGACGACGGCGGCGTGACGAGCGTTCGTACGGGCTCCGTCGACGACATCAGCGCGATCGCGGTGGGCCCGGACGGCTCGGCCTTCGCGGTCACCTCGGACGGCTGCGGCGACGCGCTCTGCACCTCGCAGCACCCGGAGCTTCTGGTGCGCGGCAGCGACGGCACCTGGACCGTGGCCGCGAACCTGCCGCCGTCGGATCCGCTCCGCGCGGTGGCCGTGCGCTCCAGCGGCGACGTGTTCCTCGCGGGCGACAACGGCGTGGCCTGGCACTTCAACGGCAACTCCTTCGATCTCCTCAACACGCCCACCACGCTCAACATCCACGCGCTCAAGGTCTGCGGCGGCGACGTGTGGATGGTTGGCGACCAGGGCCTCATCGCCAAGTTCGACGGCGCCAGCAACTTCGTGGCCGAGGGCAGCGTGGGCGCGAACCTCTGGGCCATCGCCTGCCCGAGCGATCACGACATCTGGGTGGCAGGCGACTACGCGCTGCTCAACTTCGACGGCCAGAACTGGAACCAGTCGGCGAGCACCGTGAACATGCAGCCCTGGCGCGCGCTCTACGTCTCCGACGAGGAGATCTGGGTGGCCGGCGAGACCGACTACCTGCTCCACGGCGATCGCGTGGGCAACACCTGGGACGCCGTGCAGGACCCCGCGGGCCTGCGCATGCACGGCGGCTACGGCCTCTGGGCCAGCGGCCCGGGCGACCTGTACCTGGTGGGCACGCAGCAGCGGCCGCGCCAGGGGCTCCTGCTGCGCAACGACGGCGCGGAGTGGTACGCGCTCGACCCAGGCACGGACCACGAGCTCTACGCAATCGACGGTGCGGGCGCCGGCGACTTCTTCATCGCCGGCAACGGCGGCGCCATCCTGCACTCGCACGATTAA
- a CDS encoding tetratricopeptide repeat protein codes for MSKGGKTARARADAAAELQLAGKLLEGGRYAEALPLLERAAPILMLPAVEAAIGDCLHALGKPEAALEAYQKGLAQHPQSPELALRLASRSLDAGLFLQALPAFQVARATHRRDASFLQAYAYAALQAERWPEAEEQARAALEVSKSDDARLLLGLALAAQERLAEAAAVLEETRDPPTRTLAARFHGLGGNLARALELYIATDDAKALGPSDWAHAAQVAALSGARERAERWLAEAQARDPGPSTELAAAQLALLLGQPERALKALEPLISAESHADRDLATALTARAHRLAERPDQAREVLAALSEGAPPRVRALAEVDRGHLDALAGDFEAAEAAFRAALAHDPSDPEAQRGLALAQQKLTWKREVLADASKQVDAARAEAEAVRRAVADREGELARLRRQLAELERQRQAAEKQARAAQADAEAAQQRAESERKAALQAELQAREAEALANVEAEISRAFDDRVPEAPAPLVAALRVAELNYQKALQTDLPGAGVAVLYSGVLERALYVCMVTPLERWLDDPERRRKLLEPSKRGERGGRPEYADKFVGAFDREHPLKAPGLGEVARALRKRREPHLAVLNDFLETQQGWPAAFLDALAEFVDESKVKLRDPIAHGRILEIDDRAIAALRKALLHAFADGKGVLFRLAFPRG; via the coding sequence ATGTCGAAGGGCGGAAAGACAGCGCGCGCCCGCGCGGACGCCGCGGCCGAGCTGCAGCTGGCGGGAAAGCTCCTCGAGGGCGGCCGGTACGCCGAGGCCCTGCCGCTCCTCGAGCGCGCCGCGCCCATCCTCATGCTGCCCGCGGTCGAAGCGGCGATCGGCGATTGCCTGCACGCGCTCGGAAAGCCCGAGGCCGCGCTCGAGGCCTACCAGAAGGGGCTCGCGCAACATCCGCAGAGTCCCGAGCTGGCGCTGCGCCTCGCCAGCAGAAGCCTCGACGCCGGCCTCTTTCTGCAAGCGCTTCCCGCCTTCCAGGTCGCGCGCGCCACGCACCGCCGAGATGCGAGCTTCCTGCAAGCGTACGCGTATGCCGCGCTCCAGGCCGAGCGTTGGCCCGAGGCCGAGGAGCAGGCCCGCGCAGCCCTGGAGGTCTCCAAGAGCGACGACGCCCGGCTCCTCCTCGGGCTCGCGCTCGCGGCCCAGGAGCGGCTCGCGGAGGCGGCGGCCGTCCTCGAGGAGACGCGCGATCCGCCGACGCGCACCCTGGCCGCGCGCTTCCACGGCCTGGGCGGAAACCTGGCCCGCGCCCTCGAGCTCTACATCGCCACCGATGACGCGAAGGCGCTCGGCCCCTCGGACTGGGCGCACGCGGCCCAGGTGGCCGCGCTCTCGGGCGCGCGCGAGCGCGCGGAGCGTTGGCTGGCCGAGGCCCAGGCGCGCGATCCGGGGCCGTCCACCGAGCTCGCTGCAGCGCAGCTCGCGCTCCTGCTCGGCCAACCCGAGCGCGCCCTGAAGGCGCTCGAGCCGCTCATCAGCGCCGAGTCCCACGCCGATCGCGACCTGGCGACAGCGCTCACTGCCCGCGCGCACCGATTGGCCGAGCGTCCCGACCAGGCCCGCGAGGTCCTCGCCGCGCTCTCCGAGGGCGCGCCACCGCGGGTGCGCGCGCTGGCCGAGGTGGATCGCGGTCACCTGGATGCGTTGGCGGGTGACTTCGAAGCCGCGGAGGCCGCTTTCCGCGCCGCGCTCGCGCACGATCCGTCCGATCCGGAAGCGCAGCGTGGGCTCGCGCTCGCGCAGCAGAAGCTCACCTGGAAGCGCGAGGTCCTCGCCGACGCCAGCAAGCAGGTCGACGCCGCCCGTGCCGAAGCCGAGGCCGTTCGGCGCGCGGTCGCCGATCGGGAAGGCGAGCTCGCGCGGCTGCGGCGCCAGCTCGCGGAGCTCGAGCGTCAGCGGCAGGCCGCGGAGAAGCAGGCGCGCGCGGCGCAGGCTGATGCAGAGGCCGCTCAGCAGCGCGCGGAGTCGGAGCGCAAGGCCGCGCTGCAGGCGGAGCTCCAGGCGCGCGAGGCCGAAGCGCTGGCCAATGTGGAAGCGGAGATCAGCCGGGCATTCGACGATCGCGTTCCCGAAGCGCCGGCGCCGCTGGTGGCCGCGCTGCGCGTGGCCGAGCTCAACTACCAGAAGGCGCTGCAGACGGATCTGCCGGGCGCGGGCGTGGCGGTGCTCTATTCGGGCGTGCTGGAGCGCGCGCTGTACGTGTGCATGGTGACGCCACTCGAGCGCTGGCTCGACGATCCGGAGCGGCGTCGAAAGCTGCTCGAGCCCTCGAAGCGCGGCGAGCGCGGTGGCAGGCCCGAGTACGCGGACAAGTTCGTGGGCGCCTTCGACCGCGAGCATCCGCTCAAGGCGCCCGGCCTCGGCGAGGTCGCGCGCGCGCTGCGCAAGCGTCGTGAGCCGCACCTGGCCGTGCTGAACGATTTTCTGGAGACTCAGCAAGGCTGGCCGGCTGCGTTCCTCGACGCGCTCGCGGAGTTCGTCGACGAGAGCAAGGTGAAGCTGCGCGATCCCATCGCGCACGGGCGGATTCTGGAGATCGACGATCGCGCCATCGCCGCGCTGCGCAAGGCGCTCCTGCACGCGTTCGCGGACGGGAAGGGCGTGCTCTTCCGGCTCGCCTTCCCGCGCGGCTAG
- a CDS encoding response regulator: MALKILVADDDPYIRDIIGQMAKRRGHTVIYAGDGATTIATALSEKPDAVTLDIQMPKLDGRDVMGRLRKDPITKNVPVLVVSAQSDDFTRELVLEMGADDFVDKPFDASHLITKLEYLVEKRKTEKK; the protein is encoded by the coding sequence ATGGCCTTGAAGATCCTGGTCGCAGACGACGATCCATACATCCGCGACATCATCGGCCAGATGGCCAAGCGGCGCGGGCACACGGTGATCTACGCGGGCGATGGCGCGACCACGATCGCCACCGCGCTCTCCGAGAAGCCGGACGCGGTCACGCTCGACATCCAGATGCCCAAGCTCGATGGCCGCGACGTGATGGGCCGCCTGCGCAAGGACCCCATCACCAAGAACGTGCCAGTGCTGGTGGTGAGCGCGCAGAGCGACGACTTCACCCGGGAGCTGGTGCTGGAGATGGGCGCCGACGACTTCGTGGACAAGCCGTTCGACGCGAGCCACCTCATCACCAAGCTCGAGTACCTGGTCGAAAAGCGCAAGACCGAGAAGAAGTGA
- a CDS encoding sigma-54-dependent Fis family transcriptional regulator: MISPDPSKVRVLVVDDQKNMRATTAMLLRSAGYATREASGAEEALSAISAEPVDVVLTDLRMEPVDGLALLKRLMELKPSPQVVVMTAYGTIESAVEAMRLGAFDYVTKPFKEEELLLRVERASERQQLMTESALLAADFSQRHGLSALVGRSSAMRELVGKIVRVAPSDVTVLVQGESGTGKELVARAIHAASRRAERPFVPVNCAAISETLLESELFGHAKGSFTGAVRARRGLFEEAHGGTLFMDEVSETGQAFQSKLLRVLQEGEVRRVGESSPVPVDVRVVAATNQDLERAVADKRFRQDLFYRLAVVTLRVPALRERRDDIPLLAEHFLSRYRARTGQPRRLSPAAMERLTTHDFPGNVRELENAVEQAAALADGEELGPGDFPLRPPRDPGSAPTAASVAEIVERGSLADTVEAAERVAIDAAIRSTGGDLGEVARRLDVSPTTLWRKMKRYGLKAG; this comes from the coding sequence ATGATCTCGCCTGATCCGAGCAAGGTCCGCGTGCTGGTCGTCGACGACCAGAAGAACATGCGCGCCACCACCGCCATGCTGCTTCGCAGCGCGGGCTATGCCACGCGCGAGGCGTCCGGCGCCGAGGAGGCGCTCTCCGCCATCTCCGCCGAGCCGGTGGACGTGGTGCTCACCGACCTGCGCATGGAGCCCGTCGACGGCCTGGCGCTCCTCAAGCGGCTGATGGAGCTCAAGCCGAGCCCGCAGGTCGTGGTGATGACCGCGTACGGCACCATCGAGAGCGCGGTCGAGGCCATGCGGCTCGGAGCGTTCGATTACGTCACCAAGCCGTTCAAGGAAGAAGAGCTCCTCCTGCGCGTGGAGCGCGCGAGCGAGCGCCAGCAGCTGATGACGGAGTCCGCGCTGCTGGCCGCGGACTTCTCCCAGCGGCACGGCCTGTCGGCGCTGGTCGGTCGCTCGAGCGCGATGCGCGAGCTCGTGGGAAAGATCGTCCGCGTGGCCCCGAGCGACGTGACCGTGCTCGTGCAGGGCGAGAGCGGCACCGGCAAGGAGCTCGTGGCCCGCGCCATTCACGCCGCGAGCCGGCGCGCGGAGCGGCCTTTCGTTCCCGTGAACTGCGCGGCCATCAGCGAGACCCTGCTGGAGAGCGAGCTCTTCGGCCACGCCAAGGGCAGCTTCACCGGCGCGGTGCGCGCGCGGCGCGGCCTCTTCGAAGAGGCCCACGGCGGCACGCTCTTCATGGACGAGGTGAGCGAGACCGGCCAGGCGTTCCAGTCGAAGCTCTTGCGCGTGCTGCAGGAAGGCGAAGTGCGGCGCGTGGGCGAGAGCTCGCCGGTGCCCGTCGACGTTCGTGTGGTCGCTGCGACCAACCAGGATCTCGAGCGCGCCGTGGCCGACAAGCGCTTCCGGCAGGACCTCTTCTATCGACTCGCCGTCGTGACCCTGCGCGTGCCCGCGCTGCGCGAGCGCCGCGACGACATCCCGCTGCTGGCCGAGCACTTCCTCTCCCGCTACCGCGCGCGCACCGGGCAGCCTCGTCGGCTCTCGCCGGCGGCGATGGAGCGCCTGACGACCCACGACTTCCCTGGCAACGTCCGCGAGCTGGAGAACGCGGTGGAGCAGGCCGCGGCGCTGGCCGATGGCGAGGAGCTCGGGCCGGGTGACTTCCCCCTGCGGCCGCCGCGCGATCCGGGCAGCGCGCCGACGGCTGCCAGCGTGGCGGAGATCGTCGAGCGGGGATCGTTGGCGGATACGGTCGAGGCCGCGGAGCGCGTGGCCATCGACGCGGCGATTCGATCGACCGGCGGCGATCTGGGCGAGGTCGCGCGCCGGCTCGACGTGAGCCCCACGACCCTGTGGCGCAAGATGAAGCGCTACGGGCTCAAGGCCGGGTAG
- the selB gene encoding selenocysteine-specific translation elongation factor codes for MVLGTAGHVDHGKTSLVKALTGIDTDRLVEEKKRGITIELGFAHLALPDGTIAGVVDVPGHEKFVKAMAAGAFGLDLVVLVVALDEGVMPQTREHLDICKLLGVQRGLVAITKMDLAPTLGDELVDMAKSDLKEALKGTFLEGAPMVGVSSRTGEGLDALKAELAKLASTIVERPADGPAYLPLDRAFTVKGFGTVVTGTLLTGSLAPDEAVDLVPGGPKGLRVRGVQAYGKAATQLQAGMRAAVNLVGIETTDVKRGMALATANSLQPTRILDVDLELLGNAPRALKTRGKALLHLGTAAVPATVTLLDRKELEPGERAPVQLTLGDEVAALHGQRFILRGFSPVPGRGRTVGGGVVLDPHPRRHRHKKADAAKQVETLREGAPEARLLALWQDAGFGGARLDALAGRLALGPKAAEKALAQLSTKNSILLFDRAERAGIAAEHFAALTGRAEDALDAFAKAHPLAPGLSREALRTGLADALPVKLFGKVLEALVEAKKAELDGDVVRRPGGKPSTGADASPLVQQIRDALAKAGLAPPRVPELVESLRAPANQVVEALKLLRAGGQAIRVKDDMYFDSQAIASLKGRLVEYLQAHREMDIQAFKDLVGQTRKWTVPLGEYFDAERVTLRVGDKRVLRGGQT; via the coding sequence ATCGTCCTGGGGACGGCCGGGCACGTCGACCACGGCAAGACCTCGCTGGTGAAGGCGCTCACCGGCATCGACACCGACAGGCTCGTCGAAGAGAAGAAGCGCGGCATCACCATCGAGCTCGGGTTCGCGCACCTGGCGCTGCCCGACGGAACGATCGCGGGCGTCGTCGACGTTCCTGGCCACGAGAAGTTCGTGAAGGCCATGGCCGCGGGCGCGTTCGGGTTGGACCTCGTGGTGCTGGTGGTCGCCCTCGACGAAGGCGTGATGCCCCAGACGCGCGAGCACCTGGACATCTGCAAGCTGCTCGGCGTGCAGCGCGGGCTGGTGGCCATCACCAAGATGGATCTCGCGCCCACGCTCGGCGACGAGCTGGTGGACATGGCCAAGAGCGACTTGAAGGAGGCGCTCAAGGGCACGTTCCTCGAGGGCGCGCCGATGGTGGGCGTCTCGTCTCGAACCGGCGAAGGGCTCGACGCGCTCAAGGCCGAGCTCGCCAAGTTGGCGTCGACGATCGTCGAGCGGCCCGCGGATGGACCTGCGTATCTGCCGCTGGATCGCGCGTTCACCGTGAAGGGCTTCGGCACCGTGGTCACCGGCACGCTGCTCACCGGCTCGCTCGCGCCGGACGAGGCGGTCGACCTTGTTCCGGGTGGACCCAAGGGCCTTCGCGTGCGCGGCGTGCAGGCCTACGGCAAGGCCGCGACGCAGCTTCAGGCCGGAATGCGCGCGGCCGTGAACCTGGTCGGCATCGAGACCACCGACGTGAAGCGCGGCATGGCGCTGGCGACCGCGAACAGCCTGCAGCCCACGCGAATCCTCGACGTCGACCTGGAATTGCTCGGCAACGCGCCGCGCGCGCTCAAGACGCGCGGCAAGGCGCTGCTCCATCTTGGAACAGCGGCGGTCCCGGCCACGGTGACGCTCCTCGATCGTAAAGAGCTCGAGCCCGGTGAGCGCGCACCCGTGCAGCTCACGCTCGGCGACGAGGTCGCGGCGCTGCACGGCCAGCGCTTCATCCTGCGCGGGTTCTCTCCGGTGCCTGGACGCGGTCGCACCGTCGGGGGCGGCGTGGTGCTCGATCCGCACCCGCGCCGGCATCGCCACAAGAAGGCCGACGCCGCCAAGCAGGTGGAGACGCTGCGCGAGGGAGCTCCGGAGGCGCGGCTGCTCGCGCTCTGGCAGGACGCGGGCTTTGGCGGCGCCAGGCTCGACGCGCTCGCGGGCCGGCTCGCGCTCGGGCCCAAGGCCGCGGAGAAGGCGCTGGCTCAGCTGTCGACCAAGAATTCGATCCTGCTCTTCGATCGCGCCGAGCGCGCGGGCATCGCCGCCGAGCACTTCGCGGCTTTGACTGGGCGCGCGGAGGACGCGCTCGACGCCTTCGCCAAGGCGCACCCGCTCGCGCCCGGGCTCTCGCGCGAGGCGCTGCGCACGGGGCTCGCCGACGCGCTGCCGGTCAAGCTCTTCGGCAAGGTCCTCGAGGCGCTGGTCGAAGCGAAGAAGGCCGAGCTCGACGGCGACGTCGTCCGTCGGCCGGGTGGAAAGCCTTCCACCGGCGCCGACGCCAGCCCCCTCGTTCAACAGATTCGGGACGCGCTCGCCAAGGCCGGCCTCGCGCCGCCGCGCGTGCCGGAGCTCGTCGAGTCGCTCCGTGCGCCCGCCAACCAGGTGGTCGAGGCCCTCAAGCTTCTTCGAGCAGGGGGGCAAGCGATTCGTGTGAAAGACGACATGTACTTCGATTCCCAGGCCATCGCTTCCCTCAAGGGCCGCCTGGTGGAGTACCTTCAGGCGCACCGGGAGATGGACATCCAGGCCTTCAAAGACCTCGTGGGACAGACCCGCAAATGGACCGTTCCTCTGGGGGAATACTTCGACGCCGAACGTGTAACCTTGCGGGTCGGCGACAAGCGCGTCCTCCGCGGCGGCCAGACGTAG
- a CDS encoding phosphoribosyltransferase, translating into MPTDDSSSAPGQAVRELSWKSFDALALELARGLASDWEPEAVVGVAKGGVFVGGVVAAALKRDFYPVRISRRSRDHIVRTEPKAFGTMPRELRGLRVLIVDDVAASGDTLELATKLAKRVGAAEVKTATLAVKQKGYRPDFFAMQTDDLLVFPWDYDFFAGPTVSEPPPDEER; encoded by the coding sequence ATGCCGACCGACGACAGCTCCAGCGCTCCCGGACAGGCCGTTCGCGAGCTCTCCTGGAAGTCGTTCGACGCGCTCGCGCTGGAGCTCGCGCGTGGCCTGGCTTCGGACTGGGAGCCGGAGGCTGTGGTGGGCGTGGCCAAGGGCGGCGTCTTCGTGGGCGGCGTGGTGGCCGCGGCCCTCAAGCGCGACTTCTACCCGGTGCGCATCTCGCGGCGCTCGCGCGATCACATCGTCCGCACCGAGCCCAAGGCCTTCGGCACCATGCCTCGCGAGCTGCGTGGCCTGCGGGTGCTCATCGTGGACGACGTGGCTGCCTCGGGCGACACGCTGGAGCTGGCCACCAAGCTCGCCAAGCGCGTCGGCGCCGCCGAGGTGAAGACAGCCACGCTCGCGGTGAAACAAAAAGGTTACAGGCCCGACTTCTTCGCCATGCAGACCGACGACCTGCTCGTCTTCCCCTGGGACTACGACTTCTTCGCCGGGCCGACGGTCAGCGAGCCGCCGCCGGACGAGGAGCGCTGA